The DNA region CCCGTACTCTCAGCACTGGCTGCTCGACCTGCCGCTGCCGTTCCTGACTCTGAAGCGTCTGGACCACGTGCTGCAGGCCCGGGAGGGCGAGAGGATCCTGGAGATAGGCCCCGGAACCGGCCTGCAGTCGCTGCACGTCGCACCGCAGCTGGGCCCGAACGGCCAGCTGGACATCGTGGACATCCAGCAGGAGATGCTCGACCACGTGGGCCGCCGGGCCAAGGAGCAGGGCGTCGACAACATCGTGCCGACCTACGCCGACGCACATGAACTTCCTTTTGCGGATGGATCGTTCGATGCGGCTTACCTGGTGACGGCGCTGGGCGAGATCCCGGATCCGGCGCGTACGCTGGCCGAGCTGCGCCGGGCGCTGAAGCCGTTCGGGCGGCTGGTGGTCGGCGAGTTCTTCGACCGGCACCAGATCCGGCCGTCCTCGCTGATCAGCCTGGCGGAGGGAGCCGGGCTGCGGGTCGCCCGGCTGTACGGTCCGCCGTTCGCGTACTACGCGGTGCTGCGTCCGATCGACGCCTGACGCCGCCCGGGCGGTTCCCGCCCGGCCGAACTGTGGACGACGGGTGCGGGGCCGTCCCAGCCCGGTGCCGGGTACTCGGATCGCGTCCATGACGGTGGTGAACTGGGTGCAGTCGTTGGTGTTCCCGCCGGTCCGGCAGGAGAGCCGCATGAAGGGCAATCCGCTCACACCGAACGTCCGCTGGGACCCGGCCCCGGTGTGGTGGTACTGGGTTCACCATGGATGCGGATACAAGATCCATGGCAAGCCCGTGTTGAGGTGCTCTAACGTCGAGCCATGACGATTCCACCCCGGTTGGGGCGCCTGGCACGGCGGGCGCGGCGGGACACCGGCTTCCTGGCCACGGGTGTCCCGGTGCACCTGGCGCTGGTGCCCGTGTGGTCCTGGGCCGCGGCGACCACTGCCAGGACGGGGAACTGGGCGCTCACGCTCCCGGTGTCTGTCGCCCTGGTCCTGAGCGGCGTCCCGGTGCTGACGGTGGTCCAGCGGTACCGGCACCGGGCGCTGCTCGGGGTGGACATCCGTCGCTCGGCGCCCGTGCCGCGGCGGTGGTCGCCGACCACGGCCCTGCGGTGGCTCTCCTCGCCGCGCGCCTGGCGCCAGGTCGGGTACCACCTGCTGCTGGGCCCGCTGGTGGCCTTGTCGGAGCTATCGGTGCTGGTGGCGGCGGCGGTGGGTCTGGCGGGTGCCACCGGGTACGGCTGGGTGTGGGCGCTGCCGGCCGGGGTGCGGCGCGACTGGTTCGGCTGGGCGACGCTGATGCCGTGCTACACCGTGCTCGGCCTC from Kitasatospora cathayae includes:
- a CDS encoding class I SAM-dependent methyltransferase, producing MRHSRALIGAGAAAAVATWWFTDSAPYPYSQHWLLDLPLPFLTLKRLDHVLQAREGERILEIGPGTGLQSLHVAPQLGPNGQLDIVDIQQEMLDHVGRRAKEQGVDNIVPTYADAHELPFADGSFDAAYLVTALGEIPDPARTLAELRRALKPFGRLVVGEFFDRHQIRPSSLISLAEGAGLRVARLYGPPFAYYAVLRPIDA